The Pukyongia salina genome segment GGACACAAACTGGTTTTCCTTTACCAGTTCTGCTTTTGGCTTCCTTCATACCTTCGATGACTTCAGTGAGATTATTACCATCATTTATCTCCATTACATCCCAACCAAAGGCCTTGAACTTTGCGTTTAGGTTACCTAGGGGTAATACATTCTCGGTAGCTCCGTCGATCTGTTGTCCGTTATAATCTACAGTCACAATTAGGTTATCCACTTTATTGCCGGCAGCGTACATAATGGCTTCCCAGTTCTGACCCTCCTGTAGTTCTCCATCACCACATAGCGTATAGACCAAATGATCGTCGTTGTTCAATTTCTTGGTTTCGGCGGCTCCTATCGAAACAGAGATGCCCTGGCCAAGCGACCCGGAAGCAACCCGAACACCCGGAAGTCCTTCGTGTGTTGTAGGATGTCCCTGTAGCCTGGAATTTATATGTCTAAAGGTGTTAAGCTCATTCACCGGAAAATAACCGGATCTTGCCAGAACACTGTAAAAAACAGGGGAGATGTGCCCATTGGATAAGAAGAAGATATCTTCACCTTTTCCGTCCATGTCGAACCCATCTTTGCGCTCCATCAGAACCTGGAAAAGTGCTACAAAGAATTCGGTGCAGCCTAAGGATCCACCGGGATGCCCGGAGTTCACCTTATGTACTTGTCTTAATATGTCTCTACGTACTTGTATTATTAAATCGTTGAGATATGAAATATCCGGCATAGTATTGAAATTTTCAGTGTCAAAAGTAACGTATTCCTCAGGTGGAACAAAGAGCAAAATCGGGCAGTTATTAACGATTTCAGGTTTTTAGTTAACATAATCGAAATGATCTAACTTTGGGATGGTTCTAACATGAATTTGGGATGGTAAACTCATAAATCATTATATCTTTGCAGCCAATTCATGGCCTTTGCCATTTAAACTTCGAAAATGCACTTCAAACTTGAAGGGAAAGATGAACAATCGTCTGCCAGGGCGGGTACCATAAAAACGGGTCACGGTAGTATTGAAACGCCAATCTTCATGCCTGTGGGTACTGTTGGGACCGTGAAAGGAGTGCATCAGCGCGAACTTTCGGAAGATATAAATCCGGATATCATTCTTGGTAATACCTATCATCTTTATCTAAGGCCTCAAACACAGATCCTCATAAAAGCAGGAGGATTACATAAATTCATGAATTGGGACCGAAATATCCTTACCGATAGCGGCGGTTACCAGGTGTATTCGCTTTCAGCAAACAGAAAGATAAAAGAGGAGGGCGTTAAATTTAAATCGCATATAGATGGTAGCTATCATGTTTTCACACCGGAAAATGTAATGGAAATTCAAAGAGCTATCGGCGCCGATATTATTATGGCATTCGATGAATGTACTCCTTATCCATGCGATTATAATTATGCCAAACGATCCATGCATATGACGCACCGTTGGCTGGACCGTTGCCTTTCTCATTTGGAGAAAACCCCTTTAAAATACGATTATGAGCAGGCTTTTTTCCCTATAGTGCAGGGAAGTACCTACAAAGATCTGCGTGAACAGTCTGCCGAATATATCGCGAATGCGGGAGCGGTAGGGAATGCCATAGGAGGTCTATCAGTGGGAGAACCGGCAGAGGAGATGTACGAGATGACTGCGGTGGTTACCAACATACTCCCGGAGGATAAACCGCGTTATCTAATGGGCGTGGGAACTCCTATCAATATATTAGAAAACATAGCTCTGGGTATCGATATGTTCGATTGTGTGATGCCTACCAGAAATGGACGGAACGGTATGTTATTCACTGCCCATGGCACCATAAACATCAAGAATAAAAAATGGGAGGACGATTTTTCTGCCATCGATGAGATGAATATCACCTGGGTGGACACAGCCTATAGTAAAGCCTATTTACGACATCTGTTTACAGTAAATGAGATGTTGGGAAGGCAGATCGCTACTATTCATAATCTGGGTTTTTATATGTGGTTGGTTCGTGAAGCCAGAAAACATATCTTAGACGGAGATTTCAGATCGTGGAAGGATAAGATGGTAAAACAAATGGATAAGCGCTTATAATGTTAAGCATACTGGACAGGTACATACTGAGAAAGTATCTGGGGACATTTATCCTCTTGCTACTACTTTTCATCCCAATCGGGATTACGGTAAATCTTGCCGAAAAGATCGATAAGATACTAGCCAATGAAGTTCCCTTTATAGAAGTAGCCAAGTACTACCTCGATTTTACGGTTTACTTTGCAAATTTACTTTTTCCATTATTTCTTTTTCTCTCCGTCATCTGGTTCACCTC includes the following:
- a CDS encoding transketolase, with protein sequence MPDISYLNDLIIQVRRDILRQVHKVNSGHPGGSLGCTEFFVALFQVLMERKDGFDMDGKGEDIFFLSNGHISPVFYSVLARSGYFPVNELNTFRHINSRLQGHPTTHEGLPGVRVASGSLGQGISVSIGAAETKKLNNDDHLVYTLCGDGELQEGQNWEAIMYAAGNKVDNLIVTVDYNGQQIDGATENVLPLGNLNAKFKAFGWDVMEINDGNNLTEVIEGMKEAKSRTGKGKPVCVLMKTVMGNGVDFMMHTHAWHGKAPNDEQLEIALSQNPETLGDY
- the tgt gene encoding tRNA guanosine(34) transglycosylase Tgt, with translation MHFKLEGKDEQSSARAGTIKTGHGSIETPIFMPVGTVGTVKGVHQRELSEDINPDIILGNTYHLYLRPQTQILIKAGGLHKFMNWDRNILTDSGGYQVYSLSANRKIKEEGVKFKSHIDGSYHVFTPENVMEIQRAIGADIIMAFDECTPYPCDYNYAKRSMHMTHRWLDRCLSHLEKTPLKYDYEQAFFPIVQGSTYKDLREQSAEYIANAGAVGNAIGGLSVGEPAEEMYEMTAVVTNILPEDKPRYLMGVGTPINILENIALGIDMFDCVMPTRNGRNGMLFTAHGTINIKNKKWEDDFSAIDEMNITWVDTAYSKAYLRHLFTVNEMLGRQIATIHNLGFYMWLVREARKHILDGDFRSWKDKMVKQMDKRL